A genomic window from Deltaproteobacteria bacterium includes:
- the polX gene encoding DNA polymerase/3'-5' exonuclease PolX → MLAADRGHRQDSRRPVEVRYTAAVPTRDDELIALFRELVELATLDEGSAQSFRVRAYENALHAIKAHRGQLESLSLAELMAIDGIGKSTAQKIREFYETGTIAKLEQLRRKYPPELVQLSHIPGLGPKMLARLRDELGVRNVDDLRAAIAQHRLRELKGFGAKTEEKLLRAIERLGMSGKDRRTPIADALPVAEQLVAALAELPEVQRAVYCGSLRRLRETVADVDVVVASERPAPVMDRVVGLPSVREVLGRGDTKTSVVTQSGLQIDVRVVAPAHLGAAMQYFTGSKAHNIKLRQRALARGWTLNEYGLADAATGRVIASATEDDIYAALGLQVVPPPMREDLGEIELAEAGALPAPIAPADLRGDLHVHTDYSGDGRSSLDDVVAAAVARGYAYVAITDHGEQLAINGVSRDRIAEQRDHIARLRARFPQIAILHGAELNIGPDGELDYDAELRQSLDWCIAAVHSHFDLDAAAQTRRLLAAMDDPAVDALGHLTGRLVGRRPGIEFDVDAVFAKAARTGVAIELNAALSRLDAPAELLWRARGEPGGPRAYDLVFTVDSDAHHVTDLDRVAWGVQHAMRGWVPRDAILNTWPAERLRAWIAKRRARAAAR, encoded by the coding sequence ATCCTGGCAGCCGACCGGGGGCACCGCCAGGATAGCAGACGGCCGGTCGAGGTCCGCTACACTGCGGCCGTGCCCACCCGAGACGACGAGCTGATCGCGCTGTTTCGCGAACTCGTGGAGCTGGCCACCCTCGATGAGGGCAGCGCACAGTCGTTTCGCGTGCGCGCCTACGAAAACGCGCTGCACGCGATCAAGGCGCACCGCGGCCAGCTCGAGTCGCTGTCGCTCGCCGAACTCATGGCGATCGACGGCATCGGCAAGAGCACGGCGCAGAAGATCCGCGAGTTCTACGAAACGGGCACGATCGCCAAGCTCGAACAGCTCCGGCGCAAATACCCGCCCGAGCTGGTTCAGCTCAGCCACATTCCGGGCCTCGGCCCGAAGATGCTCGCGCGACTGCGCGACGAACTCGGCGTGCGCAACGTCGACGATCTGCGCGCGGCGATCGCGCAACACCGCCTGCGGGAACTCAAAGGGTTCGGCGCCAAGACCGAGGAGAAGCTCCTTCGCGCGATCGAGCGGCTCGGCATGTCCGGCAAGGACCGGCGCACGCCGATCGCCGACGCGCTGCCGGTCGCCGAACAACTCGTCGCCGCGCTGGCCGAGCTTCCCGAGGTGCAGCGCGCGGTCTACTGCGGCAGCCTCCGCCGCCTGCGCGAAACAGTCGCCGACGTCGACGTGGTGGTCGCATCGGAGCGCCCCGCGCCGGTCATGGACCGCGTCGTCGGGCTGCCGTCGGTGCGCGAGGTCCTCGGCCGCGGCGATACCAAGACCAGCGTGGTCACGCAGTCTGGCCTCCAGATCGACGTTCGCGTGGTGGCACCCGCGCACCTGGGCGCCGCCATGCAGTACTTCACCGGGTCGAAGGCGCACAACATCAAGCTGCGCCAGCGCGCGCTCGCGCGCGGTTGGACGCTCAACGAATATGGACTCGCCGACGCCGCGACCGGCCGCGTGATCGCGTCCGCGACCGAGGACGACATCTACGCCGCGCTCGGCCTGCAGGTCGTTCCGCCGCCGATGCGCGAAGACCTCGGCGAGATCGAACTGGCCGAGGCCGGCGCCCTGCCCGCGCCGATCGCGCCGGCCGACCTGCGCGGCGACTTGCACGTCCACACCGACTACTCCGGCGACGGCCGCAGCTCGCTGGACGACGTGGTCGCGGCGGCGGTCGCCCGGGGCTACGCGTATGTCGCCATCACCGACCACGGCGAACAGCTCGCCATAAACGGGGTGAGCCGCGACCGCATCGCCGAACAGCGCGACCACATCGCACGACTGCGCGCGCGGTTCCCGCAAATCGCCATCCTGCACGGCGCCGAACTCAACATCGGCCCGGACGGCGAACTCGACTACGACGCAGAGCTTCGCCAATCGCTGGATTGGTGCATCGCCGCGGTGCACTCGCACTTCGACCTCGACGCGGCCGCACAGACGCGCCGGCTGCTGGCCGCGATGGACGACCCGGCGGTCGACGCGCTCGGCCACCTCACCGGGCGACTGGTCGGCCGGCGCCCCGGGATCGAGTTCGACGTCGACGCCGTGTTCGCCAAGGCCGCGCGCACCGGTGTCGCGATCGAGCTGAACGCCGCCCTGTCGCGGCTCGACGCACCGGCCGAGCTGCTGTGGCGCGCGCGCGGTGAGCCGGGCGGGCCGCGCGCGTACGACCTGGTCTTCACGGTCGACTCGGATGCGCACCACGTCACCGACCTCGACCGCGTGGCCTGGGGGGTGCAGCACGCCATGCGCGGCTGGGTCCCGCGCGACGCCATCCTCAACACGTGGCCGGCCGAGCGCCTGCGGGCGTGGATCGCAAAGCGGCGCGCGCGGGCCGCCGCGCGCTGA
- a CDS encoding diguanylate cyclase produces MDARAVLRCARGVRGALPALAAARVARQSVRGVTDLRIVAVGDPQQGPRLRPSRRRRRRAGRSGEAARAKAAARVTGTRHPDGASSVAFSTTYSTAANLHWPLSATPETIARPTPPGGATCGGTGVACASARASKLIRGGTTAVTEHNPGNVLVLRAQGAGHGTVEAALRSTGYRVLTAAGGRDALRLCASTDRPDLVILDVEEATADALTWLTELRRTTRRACLPAIVVSRAPTRDSAVAFLDAGATDYVSRPDDDELRARARCAIAAAREARRWRDGSTVDPLTGLLNRRGLLARMDIEIARAVRGSAPLSVAFLDLDNFGWVNEHRGHAFGDDVLRAVSTSLQYQLRRWDVAARWGGDEFVVALPGTGRLAAARVMARIDAAIARLRCDGRTPDGVGASWGIASLFQDVPGNADRAAERLIEEADRAMYRRKHARRRPRGDPESSWTAGRSRATS; encoded by the coding sequence GTGGATGCGCGGGCCGTTCTTCGATGCGCTCGAGGCGTTCGAGGCGCGCTACCTGCGCTCGCTGCTGCGCGCGTCGCGCGGCAATCTGTCCGAGGCGTCACGGATCTCCGGATTGTCGCGGTCGGCGATCCGCAGCAAGGCCCGCGCCTACGGCCTTCTCGGCGACGGCGACGGCGCGCCGGGCGTAGCGGCGAGGCAGCGCGTGCGAAAGCCGCCGCGCGAGTGACGGGTACGCGCCACCCCGACGGCGCCTCATCCGTCGCCTTTTCCACAACCTACAGCACGGCCGCAAACCTGCACTGGCCGCTATCCGCCACTCCCGAAACGATCGCGCGTCCGACCCCACCTGGCGGCGCCACTTGCGGTGGCACGGGTGTTGCGTGTGCTTCAGCGCGGGCGAGCAAACTCATTCGAGGGGGAACGACGGCTGTGACGGAACACAATCCGGGCAATGTGTTGGTATTGCGCGCACAGGGAGCGGGGCACGGAACGGTGGAGGCGGCACTGCGCTCGACCGGCTATCGCGTGCTCACGGCAGCGGGAGGGCGGGACGCGCTCCGGTTGTGCGCGTCCACCGACCGTCCGGACCTCGTGATTCTCGACGTCGAGGAAGCGACCGCGGACGCGCTGACATGGCTGACGGAGCTGCGCCGGACCACCCGACGGGCGTGCCTCCCTGCAATCGTCGTGTCCAGGGCACCCACGCGCGACTCCGCGGTCGCTTTCCTCGACGCCGGGGCGACCGACTACGTCTCGCGCCCTGACGACGACGAGCTGCGCGCACGCGCGCGCTGCGCGATCGCCGCCGCGCGCGAGGCGCGCCGGTGGCGGGACGGCTCGACTGTCGACCCGCTCACGGGACTGCTCAACCGCCGCGGCCTGCTGGCGCGCATGGACATCGAGATCGCGCGCGCGGTGCGCGGGAGTGCGCCCCTGTCGGTTGCGTTTCTCGACCTCGACAACTTCGGCTGGGTCAACGAACACCGCGGCCATGCATTCGGCGACGACGTCCTGCGCGCGGTTTCGACTTCGTTGCAATACCAACTTCGGAGATGGGACGTGGCTGCGCGCTGGGGTGGCGACGAGTTCGTCGTCGCGCTTCCCGGCACGGGCCGCCTCGCAGCGGCCCGCGTGATGGCTCGCATCGACGCGGCGATCGCGCGCCTGCGCTGCGACGGCCGAACGCCGGACGGAGTCGGCGCATCCTGGGGCATCGCGAGCCTGTTTCAGGACGTACCGGGCAATGCCGACCGCGCCGCCGAACGCCTCATCGAAGAGGCCGACCGCGCCATGTACCGGCGCAAGCACGCGCGCCGACGACCGCGCGGCGATCCGGAGTCGTCGTGGACGGCCGGCCGCAGCAGGGCAACCTCGTAG
- a CDS encoding 4a-hydroxytetrahydrobiopterin dehydratase codes for MTARPLTPEQIADRMASLDGWSIVDGKLHRDFVFDDFVTAFGFMARCALVAEALGHHPEWCNVYGRVTVRLTTHDAGGITDADFALAARMNDLAARR; via the coding sequence ATGACCGCACGTCCGCTTACGCCCGAACAGATCGCGGATCGCATGGCGTCGCTCGACGGCTGGTCGATCGTCGACGGCAAGCTCCACCGCGATTTCGTGTTCGACGACTTCGTCACCGCGTTCGGGTTCATGGCCCGCTGCGCACTCGTCGCCGAGGCGCTCGGCCACCACCCGGAGTGGTGCAACGTCTACGGCCGCGTCACCGTTCGCCTCACGACGCACGACGCAGGCGGCATCACCGACGCCGATTTCGCCCTCGCCGCGCGCATGAACGACCTCGCCGCGCGCCGGTAG
- a CDS encoding sigma-54-dependent Fis family transcriptional regulator gives MSGQADGAAAGVDSLRERVRSRNPKMQRLVDYAVAVAKTPYAVLLEGETGTGKEVFARGIHAASGRPGPFVPLNCAAVPDTMFEAELFGARRGAYTGLVDERPGLLSVADRGTLFLDEIADMPLPMQSKLLRVLEDGEIRPLGGTRSLRVDVRVIAATHRFLKPLVESGRFRRDLYFRLSAACIRLPPLRDRPEDIPLLVDAAVDAACRLQNVPRCSVSRAAINALMQHPWPGNIRELNNCIAAAVLRAQGAPITPPDLQLSPSAPAIRATDAGDRGDDDDEPPWMRGPFFDALEAFEARYLRSLLRASRGNLSEASRISGLSRSAIRSKARAYGLLGDGDGAPGVAARQRVRKPPRE, from the coding sequence GTGAGTGGCCAGGCGGACGGCGCGGCGGCTGGGGTCGATTCATTGCGCGAGCGCGTGCGCAGCCGCAATCCGAAGATGCAGCGACTCGTCGACTACGCGGTCGCCGTCGCCAAGACGCCGTATGCGGTGTTGCTCGAAGGCGAGACCGGCACGGGCAAGGAAGTGTTCGCACGCGGCATCCACGCTGCCTCCGGCCGACCCGGGCCGTTCGTCCCGCTCAACTGCGCCGCCGTCCCCGACACCATGTTCGAGGCGGAACTGTTCGGCGCGCGCCGCGGGGCGTACACGGGGCTCGTCGACGAGCGTCCGGGCCTGTTGTCCGTGGCCGACCGCGGAACGCTGTTTCTCGACGAGATCGCCGACATGCCATTGCCGATGCAGTCCAAGCTGCTGCGCGTGCTCGAAGACGGCGAGATCCGCCCGCTGGGCGGCACGCGCTCGCTCCGCGTCGACGTGCGCGTCATCGCCGCCACGCACCGGTTCCTCAAGCCGCTCGTCGAGTCGGGGCGCTTCCGGCGCGATCTGTACTTCCGGCTGAGCGCCGCGTGCATTCGACTTCCGCCACTTCGCGACCGGCCGGAGGACATCCCGCTTCTGGTCGACGCGGCAGTGGATGCCGCCTGCCGCCTGCAGAACGTTCCGCGCTGTTCGGTGAGCCGGGCGGCGATCAACGCGCTGATGCAGCACCCGTGGCCCGGCAACATTCGCGAACTGAACAACTGCATCGCCGCGGCGGTCCTGCGCGCGCAAGGCGCTCCGATCACGCCGCCCGATCTGCAGCTGTCGCCGAGCGCGCCGGCCATCCGGGCGACGGACGCCGGCGATCGCGGCGACGACGACGACGAGCCGCCGTGGATGCGCGGGCCGTTCTTCGATGCGCTCGAGGCGTTCGAGGCGCGCTACCTGCGCTCGCTGCTGCGCGCGTCGCGCGGCAATCTGTCCGAGGCGTCACGGATCTCCGGATTGTCGCGGTCGGCGATCCGCAGCAAGGCCCGCGCCTACGGCCTTCTCGGCGACGGCGACGGCGCGCCGGGCGTAGCGGCGAGGCAGCGCGTGCGAAAGCCGCCGCGCGAGTGA
- a CDS encoding toxin-antitoxin system YwqK family antitoxin, with amino-acid sequence MRRCRMRRRGGCWRPGGGTRPRGTCRLRSETTRRTQRPASGARLRWRARRSRAGMWRPRRSTSRRRSASTRRVARRSGCCAGCATCAAGRAERSSRAWFAAGRSMGSAEMDAARGRRLRRAAGRPARGARWLPRARRSTLIAMSGTRASGVCGARAAAVAAAVAAACGGAAATAPDDDEAREVCPVGAWQPPPPEPAPVAWWTDRARACPDGTTLRGQPPPFGDEVWCEKPDGTRYGRWTWWYEQGRRVSDGAYDADGRAHGLWVAWHRNGKRKMQGRYVHGNKDGRWVMWYENGEVSTDLHFRDGVEDGPWVWWYPSGNLAGQGAFVRGKPDGRWVRCSERGYVTKIEVYDHDKLVDWIDFEDGRRVTAY; translated from the coding sequence ATGCGGCGGTGCCGCATGCGGAGGCGCGGCGGCTGTTGGCGGCCGGGCGGTGGGACGAGGCCGCGCGGCACCTGTCGGCTGCGCTCCGAGACGACCCGGCGGACGCAGCGGCCCGCGAGTGGCGCGCGATTGCGCTGGCGCGCGCGGCGCTCGCGGGCGGGGATGTGGCGGCCGCGGCGATCCACCTCGAGGAGGCGATCCGCGTCAACCCGTCGAGTGGCGAGGCGATCCGGTTGTTGCGCGGGTTGCGCGACGTGCGCCGCCGGACGCGCCGAGAGGTCCTCGCGCGCCTGGTTCGCGGCAGGTCGATCGATGGGTAGCGCCGAGATGGACGCGGCGCGCGGGCGTCGGCTGCGACGGGCGGCGGGGCGCCCCGCGCGCGGCGCGCGGTGGCTCCCGCGCGCGCGGCGATCTACGCTGATCGCGATGAGCGGCACGAGAGCGAGCGGAGTGTGCGGCGCGCGAGCAGCGGCGGTCGCCGCGGCCGTGGCCGCGGCATGCGGCGGGGCGGCGGCGACGGCGCCCGATGACGACGAAGCGCGTGAGGTGTGCCCGGTCGGCGCGTGGCAACCGCCGCCTCCGGAACCGGCTCCCGTCGCCTGGTGGACGGATCGCGCGCGAGCGTGCCCCGACGGAACGACGCTGCGCGGCCAGCCGCCGCCGTTCGGCGACGAGGTGTGGTGCGAGAAGCCGGACGGCACGCGCTACGGCCGGTGGACGTGGTGGTACGAGCAGGGGCGTCGCGTGAGCGATGGCGCGTACGACGCCGACGGCCGTGCACACGGGCTGTGGGTTGCATGGCACCGCAACGGAAAGCGCAAGATGCAGGGGCGCTACGTGCACGGCAACAAGGATGGGCGCTGGGTCATGTGGTACGAAAACGGCGAGGTGTCCACCGACCTGCACTTTCGCGATGGCGTGGAGGACGGGCCGTGGGTGTGGTGGTATCCGTCGGGGAACCTGGCGGGGCAAGGGGCGTTCGTGCGGGGGAAGCCGGATGGGCGATGGGTGCGGTGCTCGGAGCGCGGCTACGTGACGAAGATCGAGGTGTACGACCACGACAAGCTGGTCGACTGGATCGACTTCGAGGACGGGCGCCGAGTCACGGCGTACTGA
- a CDS encoding alanine--glyoxylate aminotransferase family protein, which yields MTHPPERILLGPGPSDVPARVLAALARPTVGHLDPAFLALMDELRARLRALFRTTNDLTLAVSGTGSAGMEAAIANVVEPGDRVLVAVQGAFGGRLAEVARRCGAKVETIDVEWGRAFDPADLVRAIRDRRPAVFAVVHAETSTGVRQPLDGIADAVHDAGGLLVVDCVTSLGGMPVEVDAWGIDVAYSGSQKCLSCPPGLAPITLSPRAVAKLDARRAPVQSWYLDLSLVRNYWGGDRAYHHTAPVNMLYALHEAVGMALEEGLDERFTRHARMHARLVAGLDALGLSLLPPADVRLPMLNAVCVPGRPDAFDERAVRARLLADYGIEIGGGLGALAGRVWRVGLMGHAATARNVDLLLAALDRTLAAA from the coding sequence ATGACTCATCCTCCCGAACGCATCTTGCTGGGCCCCGGCCCGAGCGACGTGCCGGCCCGCGTGCTCGCCGCGCTCGCGCGGCCGACCGTCGGCCACCTCGACCCGGCGTTCTTGGCGCTGATGGACGAGTTGCGCGCGCGCTTGCGCGCGCTGTTCCGCACGACCAACGACCTGACCCTCGCGGTGAGCGGCACCGGATCGGCCGGCATGGAGGCGGCGATCGCCAACGTGGTCGAACCGGGCGATCGCGTGCTCGTCGCCGTCCAGGGCGCCTTCGGCGGCCGCCTCGCCGAGGTGGCGCGCCGCTGCGGCGCAAAGGTCGAGACGATCGACGTCGAGTGGGGGCGCGCGTTCGATCCGGCGGACCTGGTGCGCGCGATCCGCGACCGGCGTCCCGCCGTGTTCGCCGTCGTCCACGCCGAGACGTCCACCGGCGTGCGCCAGCCGCTCGACGGCATCGCCGACGCGGTCCACGACGCCGGCGGCCTGCTCGTGGTCGACTGCGTCACGAGTCTCGGCGGCATGCCGGTCGAGGTCGACGCGTGGGGCATCGACGTGGCCTACTCCGGGTCGCAAAAGTGCCTGTCGTGTCCGCCCGGTCTGGCGCCGATCACCCTGTCGCCGCGCGCGGTGGCCAAGCTCGACGCGCGGCGCGCGCCGGTCCAGAGCTGGTACCTCGACCTGTCTTTGGTCCGCAACTACTGGGGCGGCGACCGCGCGTACCACCACACCGCGCCGGTCAACATGCTGTACGCGCTGCACGAGGCCGTCGGCATGGCGCTCGAGGAGGGCCTCGACGAGAGGTTCACGCGCCACGCGCGGATGCACGCGCGGCTCGTGGCCGGCCTCGACGCGCTCGGCCTGTCGCTGCTGCCGCCCGCCGACGTGCGCCTGCCGATGCTCAACGCGGTCTGCGTGCCCGGCAGGCCGGATGCGTTCGACGAGCGTGCCGTCCGCGCCCGGCTGCTCGCCGACTACGGCATCGAAATCGGCGGCGGGCTCGGCGCGCTCGCCGGGCGCGTGTGGCGCGTCGGACTGATGGGACACGCCGCCACCGCGCGAAACGTGGACCTGTTGCTGGCCGCACTCGACCGAACGCTCGCCGCCGCGTAA
- a CDS encoding MFS transporter produces MGLAYAFLYMGRYNLTVAKNALGDQLSKEAFGTIFGVGSLVYGFAFLINGPLIDRVGGRRGMLIGTAGALAANVCMGVALYAAANWDWAVPLTGVFVVLYAANMYFQSFGAVSIVTVKAPWFHVRERGTFSTIFGVLIAAGIYFAFDWGSAIVAATRAEPGHLGTTARAFAAVFGLGGSGVDENWMLFFVPATLLAVMWVIMFAWLRNTPGEAGFDDFDTGDESLSDDGQQLPVVAAVRKILTHPVLLWVCLIEFCSGVLRNGVMQWYPIYAKEAGFKHDMWISANWGLALLIAGVVGANATGWVSDKLFQSRRAPMCGISYGILIASYAALAATLGANPLFGGIAAVSAQAAVIAVHGILSGTATADFGGRKNTGIVVGIVDGFVYLGTGLQAFLVGALAPTGAAQRDPSNWLIWPLALLPFAAAGLAMALRIWHALPRGTRVARAAEAADTVVDA; encoded by the coding sequence ATGGGCCTCGCGTACGCGTTCCTGTACATGGGGCGCTACAACCTGACGGTCGCCAAGAACGCGCTCGGCGACCAGCTGTCCAAGGAAGCCTTCGGGACGATCTTCGGCGTCGGCTCGCTCGTCTACGGCTTCGCGTTCCTGATCAACGGGCCGCTCATCGATCGCGTGGGCGGCCGGCGCGGCATGTTGATCGGCACCGCCGGAGCGCTCGCGGCCAACGTGTGCATGGGAGTCGCGCTGTACGCGGCGGCGAACTGGGATTGGGCGGTCCCGCTCACGGGCGTGTTCGTCGTGCTGTACGCCGCAAACATGTACTTCCAGTCGTTCGGTGCGGTGTCGATCGTCACCGTCAAGGCGCCGTGGTTTCACGTCCGCGAGCGAGGCACGTTCTCGACGATCTTCGGCGTCCTGATCGCCGCGGGCATCTACTTCGCGTTCGATTGGGGCTCCGCGATCGTCGCCGCGACGCGCGCCGAACCCGGGCACCTCGGGACCACGGCGCGAGCCTTCGCGGCGGTGTTCGGCCTCGGCGGCTCGGGCGTCGACGAAAACTGGATGCTGTTTTTCGTCCCGGCGACCCTGCTCGCGGTGATGTGGGTGATCATGTTCGCCTGGCTGCGCAACACTCCGGGCGAGGCCGGCTTCGACGACTTCGACACGGGGGACGAGTCGCTCAGCGACGACGGCCAGCAGCTGCCCGTGGTCGCCGCCGTGCGGAAGATCCTCACCCATCCGGTGCTGCTGTGGGTCTGCCTGATCGAGTTCTGCAGCGGCGTGCTGCGCAACGGCGTCATGCAGTGGTACCCGATCTACGCGAAGGAGGCGGGGTTCAAACACGACATGTGGATCTCCGCCAACTGGGGCCTCGCGCTGTTGATCGCGGGCGTCGTCGGCGCGAACGCGACCGGCTGGGTGTCCGACAAGCTGTTTCAGTCGCGCCGCGCGCCGATGTGCGGCATCTCCTACGGGATCCTGATCGCGAGCTACGCCGCGCTGGCCGCCACGCTCGGGGCAAACCCGCTTTTCGGCGGCATCGCCGCGGTCTCCGCACAGGCCGCGGTGATCGCGGTGCACGGCATCCTGTCGGGGACGGCGACGGCCGACTTCGGCGGGCGCAAGAACACCGGCATCGTCGTCGGCATCGTCGACGGCTTCGTCTATCTCGGCACCGGATTGCAGGCGTTCCTCGTCGGGGCCCTGGCACCGACCGGCGCCGCGCAGCGCGATCCGAGCAACTGGCTGATCTGGCCGCTGGCGCTGCTGCCGTTCGCGGCGGCGGGGTTGGCGATGGCGCTGCGCATCTGGCATGCGCTGCCGCGGGGAACGCGCGTGGCGCGCGCCGCGGAAGCGGCCGACACGGTGGTGGACGCATGA